ATTTTACAAGCAACAATGGTGGTGGGTCATCCTTTGAATTGAATTGGGGAAAAACACTTTTTATGATGCAATTAAAAAAGAACCTTTTATAAATTGTTCTTGAATTCCTATTTCAATCAAATTTATTGGAATTTAATTAAGGGTTGTTGTAgttttatttaattagtttggTTTATATTTCAATCAAAATGTCGCCACGTAATAAAAAGGCTTCTCAAAATAACAATTAGTAAATATGTGCCCGATGGTTGAGAGTACTGAAATCCTAGCCAATAGGATTATACAGTTGGTTAATGGCGAGGCCACAATTCTTAGCATGACATGAAATATAGTAACTTAGGTACAATACATTTTAAGTGATTGAaacaatcacacacacacaaaaaaaaaaaaagagacaaataCAACCTCCAAGAAGTTCCACTAAAAATATTTCCAAACGATCCCTTATGTTCATGGCATTTctaatcatcgaaatttgaatTTCGAAAACGGACATCCTGATtcatcttcttttatttttcgtatAAAGTCCTGATTAAAGAAACGAATAGAGTAAATTTTTTACCACCAGCACCCTTTTGTTACTACATGCATAGTGAAAAGGTTAAAGCAAAGAAGAGGACAAAAAACTGAGGCATTGCATAACAAAGTTCTGGGGACATGAGGCCCCACAGCCAGTAAAAGAAAGTTGAAAAAGAATGGGTTACAGGAGGGGAGGACTAAAAGATGGGGGTGGGAGGGAGCGAGGCTTACTTCCCACACAATTGATCACGATTGAATTTTTAGTGTCAGGCTGCgcgaaagtaattttttatgaatttttaaattctAGCAGGAATGACATGCATTTAACCGGGCTAAAGAAGAGAATAGTTGGGGCACATCGTACATAAATTGATTTGAACACCCTTCACCGtcgaaagaaaagaaagagaggtgGGATAGGTGATAGTACAAAATTGAAATTATTGGGAGTCTCATTATTATGACTAGTAAATGTAGAGCAATAGAGGCAtgggcctctctctctctctctctctctctctctctctctctctctctgttgtggACCTTGTGGTTTTAAATAAAAAGCACAACATTCAAATTTGGGTAACCAtttctctttttaattttaaacatGTTGTCATCTAGCCCATTAGCTTTTCAAAGTAATGTTGTTCATATTGCTTTAAACACCTTTGTGGGGAAAAGGTTTGGGGGATTATGGAGAAGGTTCTTGAATATGTCATGTTTGTGGTTCATACTCATCCACTTTTAAGTCTTCTTTCAATAATTATGGGTCTAATCTTTTAGTAACTTTTGCTAAACCCAATGTCATGAAAAAGATGGCAAAAGAGGCATTGAAAAAAATAGATCCCTCCAACGTGATATTGTGACTTTACTACCTACTATAACTTAAAATGAGCCGAGTCTAACCCAATACTCCATATCAGCTTGATTATCAAACAAACCTAACAATTTGGCTTGAGTTTGTCGACTACTAATTAAGCCGAGCTCAAACAAATTAAGCTAGCTCTAACTTTAAAGTGTCTACACAAATGGTCTTGAATTGTATGCCCAATTGCACCTTTTAGCTTAAAAGTCCACACTGACAAAGTGACAACTAAATAATTGAGCCCACTAAACGGGGAAAAGATGGAGGAAGAGGGTCATTAAATTTGTCAAAGTAGAGATTAGTTATGATCTACACATAGGCTTGGAAGACAGACAGATTAATAGCACATTCACTATTAATTgagtttaaaataaataaataaagaatagtTCTCTATGGGGATCCCAATAGTCCCATAATTGAACCGCAGAGAGTAGCTACTATTATCAAGGCTAACACATTTGTAATCTTGCTGAAATAATATTACATAAATTGCCACTAGCTAGATccattaaggccccgttccggaatgtaaaataagtacttattttttaagaagataatttcaagctcaaaaataatgtgtttacacaaataatttttctatcaatatagatcttgtttaatagatctcatcaagatctttaatacggtgcaaaaaaaattaaaaaaatattttttatttacattatttttgagtttgaaaatgtgaaataagctgtttattttttaagaagatttctgaaacTCTCTATACCTCACTTGAATCTGTCCCGCATCACTTGATGAGTAAAAGTTAAAGGACTATTCAAATTAATGTGAGCTTACTCCCTACTACACAGTAGTACGTAACAATACGTTAGAAGGTCACGGGAGCAGTCAAAGGGCACAATATTCTGCAATGCGTGGTCATGTCGGGTGTTAACGGATATACCATGCaatataaaaaacaaagagGAATTATGAACATCCTAATAGAAGCAAAGATCTGTTTGAGCTATTGCCTAATCAAAGAATAATTCCTTGTCAAAACAAATTATACTAGTTGCATTCTACTCTTGACGGAAAACTGAACAATTGCATTTCCCATACCAGGAATTAATGTTTGGAACTAATGAAATCACAAAACTTCTTAAACCAATCATAGGCAGAACAAAGATTTGCTGCTGAATGAAGATGTCACTACGTCCGTCACGGACGTTGCTGGAATTGAGGACGTTGAAGGCTCTCTCCTTCTTTACAATTTGCAGAGAATGGAGAGAAATCTTAGCTGAAAAGATGGTACCCACCTGCATCAGAAAGGGAAAGATGAATTTTGCAGTTGAAATTGGAACAAAGTGTAACACATTAGTACTTCCGAAAGTGGAACAAatgttagaacttagaagtgTGCTCCGATCGGTTTAATatcgtggtgtgtgtgtgtgtgtgtgtgtgtgtgtgtatatatatatatatatatatatatatatagttctaTAGGGGCTGATAATTAGTAACATTTTAATTGCAGTTGAAATAGTAGTATTAgattttgaatcttgatagtgaTATAATTGAACCTAACTTGGGGCAGGATTAACAGAGACTTGGTGCTGAAATCGGTATCCAACTTAATTTAGCCTAAACCATATCAATCACCTTTGTTTGTTTCTTATTGTGCAATGGTTTTGTATAGGAATTTCGATTGATATCTCTCTCCCTAGCTAGTTCCGGACGAGATTTTCGTATCGACACCTAGTGTTGATTTGCTGTTGTAGTTTTTGAAGTTCTCGTATTCCGGATTAGATAGTTTGGCGTATTCATGAATTTTGCAATGTAATCTTTACATTCGGGTTTGAATGAGTTGACTGGtttccaaaaaagaataaaaaaagaaacaaagctGATGATCTCAAGGACCAAGGTAGAGTCGTACAACTTGTGCATCACATATAAATTAAAACTTCTAGCAGCAAAAATAAGAACAAGCGAAATGATAATGAAACGGTCGGTTTTCAAAAAAAGTGCTTCTTCCCCAAATATTTAACTAAGAGATTGTAGTAGAGTCGCCTAACCGGAAATTTTTTCCAAGGATAATAACACTCGAGCACACTCTCCAACAATACAAGCTAGAATCTTAGACTGCATGACCAAGACCGTTAAATAAGTGAAGCttagaacaagaagaacaatttAGAAGCAGGGACACTCATATCATATATGAGAAAAAAGGCACTTGAACTTTATTTCATAATATTTCTCGTCTCCAATAATACAAACTGACTCAAAGACTTCTACAGTAGAATGTGTGTGCAGATCGATAATTCTGTGTGACAAGTGCTATATTAAATCAGAATTAATGAAACCCACGTTCCAACACTAACACAGTTCATGAAACATGTGGAAAACAAAACCTAAACAAATTAGGAAAGCATGCATAGTAAGGAAACTATGATTAAACAAGAAACATAGAAGTAAAATCTAGAAAACATGGTAACATTATATCTCTTAATATTatactaaggctccgttcagttgtcgagAAAGCTGTGTGGGAAATTGGTTCCCAGAAAGagtgaagtgaggtgaagtaaaagaataagaaaattattttcctgtgagtgttcatttgacaaaagaattttgcaagaataattaaggtttagttgttcatttatcaagaaaaagaaactttcgggaaaattttgtgagtgttcactcattttcctttttccgcaacgcaaaatcctgtgttttttgcaggatcacttttgcaggaaagtaattcctgcaggaaaacttaaaaacatgtttcccactactttcttgccaactgaacactataaaaatcatggaaaagttgattttcccatcctttcctgtactttcctggcaactgaacggggcctaagagTGTCTACTTTCCCATTCCCAAAAGAATGATACACTTCATATTCATTGCGGGTGAGAACGGACTGGGCTTAGCTTACGTGTTTGGAAGCCCTCGACTAAACGAATATTTCATGCATGCATCCAGTAGAAATTGAACCTACGAACTCTCCAATTATTCTTTGGGTGCTTTAACCATTCAACCATGGATACTTAGTGTGGAGATTCTCGTAGATGATGAATAACAAAATTCCAATTGAAATGAACCTGTAGTCTATCTAAATCCGTTCAAGAGAACAAGTTCCTCTAATTCTAtgaatttttctaaaatattctTTTCTTGAATATCATTTAAAAAAGTTTCAGATTGACTTGTATTCAGTGAAACAGGGGCGGAACTATGTTGAGGCCCGGGAGCCCCCGGCCCCAGTTTTCTGACCGtctgagttttaaaatttttattttgtatatatctgattttgaatattattgatagtTATTCGTGTATTACTACTTATAATCGCAataattttggttcaatttgatttaaaaaaatcggttattttacattctcatttctcaatttttttcataaataaaaaaataagcacataATAGTTGATATAGCCTGAAGAATCATTTTAATAgacaaatgtaatgaattgaaaagtaaaaactttacgatataataagtatacgttctaataaaaaatatatgtctactAAATCAAACCCCCCGGTCGGGATTAAAATCCAGGCTCCGTCAGTGCAGTGAAAATCTCTTTTCTAATCCCTTGAACACTATAAAGCAAACAGTCCAAGTTATTACAAACAACATGCTTGTAACACAAATTCAAGAATATTAGAGTTCAACATATGCATGATTAGAGTTGAACAGTcccccaaaaagaaaaaaaagaaaaaaaaaacatgattaaccaAACCTTAATGAATGTGAAGTCGAAGACTCTGATCTCCTGATCAATTAATTATGAAAATCCTGCTACCCCCAAAATCAGACCACCCTCCTCTCCGCCGCTCCCCCCACAACAACTGCCTCTCCAACTCCTCCTCGAACTTATACTGCGCACAACTTTTCCCCATATGCCAACCCACCCTACACTTCATACAAAACAGCCTCCAGCAATTGGGACAAGCCCTTATCAGAAACCCTCTCTCATCGTCCACAAACCTCTTCCCACACCACTCGAACGGGCACCGGATGTGAATCGGCTGGGCCAGCACCGAAGACTCGGTTAACCAACGGATCCATCGATCAAACACCTGTTCCGGTATGAACCCGCGAACAGATTTGGGTGTAAACAGAGTCTCACACTTTGAAACAGGACACTTCACCTTAGAAGCATCTTCTTGGATTTTCTCGATTAGGTAAACGGGAAAGCATTCTCTGCAATACGCGTGGCCGCATTGGGTGCTTTTGATTTCTACTCCATGTGGAACATGGTCACTGCAAATCACGCAGATTACGTACGAGCACTGACCCTTTTTGTAATTCCCGTGTGGAGGTCCGTGTGTGTAAGTCACCGAACAGTCAAGGCCTTTCTTCTTCAAATCTTGAggttgtgggtttggaaaagaTTTGATCTTTTTCCGTCGCAAGTCTTGGATATTAGGTGCGGCCGAGAAAATCGAGTGGAGGAAGCGGGGATCTTTGAGTAATACGGACAATATGTCTGTGTCTTCTTCAACTTCTTCTTTGAATACTTCTTCGTTTTCGGGTTCGGCTTCTTGATCTTCATCTGGGTGATTTAGAATGATACGGAATCTTTTCCCTCCGGATAACCAAAGGATGGATACTCCCGTGATGTTTTCCATTGGAAACATTGTGATCGGAGACAGAAGAGggagagacggagagagagatatgtaaAGAATGGAATACAAaggacgttttttttttttttttttggggtaaatcgGAAATTTGGGAATTAAAGGATTGCTTGTACAACAAGAATCCTTTTAGGTCAAGAAGTGTTGGGCCCGTCGAGCGTCGATGCCTTTGAGCTTTCCAATTCTTTCTCTGCCAGATGGTACTAATTAAACAAAGGTCATGATTAATTATGAAAGATTCAACCAATTAGATTTCATAAAGAAAGTATTAGGGTACGCTTTCCtaacaaaatgggaaaatgacggtccagaacgtgttttaataattaataccctttaAGAACATGCCAGTAACaattgttaatactgaaaatgtccttgacgggtattaattatcaaaatatgtcattggccgtcattttccctaacaaAATTCTGGATTCGATTAGGAATATTACTTGGAATCCAAGGTAAGGTTTGTTGTGTGGCCTTGTGTGATTCTTAGAAGAATCCTAATAGGAGTATAAACTCTAATACCAATGAAATTTCAGAGAACAAAAAGGGATAATTGGCCAAAAGTAACCGATAATTTGACTTTTTTTAGTTAAAGGACacgactttttttttcttcaacatTGTATACATTAGCGGGGTGTTAGAGTTAACACATAAGAGTTCAGAAGCTATTCATAGCTCTGGCCCTCAAAGCTTCACCCCCTGTGGGACTCGAACCCTGGTCACCATTGGGGGAAGGGAGATGGGCAACCAACTTCACTAGAAATGGTTCTCACAGGACTTTTTATAGATTAGCTTCTAATTAAggactttttcttcttttcggACAAAATTATCCCTCCCGAAAATTAGTGGAATTTTactaaatataaaataaactttaCATTTTGCTATCTCCTCATCATCCCCTCCCACCACCCCACCTTCAGCTACTCCCACCACTGGCCGACAATCAGTAGCGGATTCAAGAATTTTATATAGATGTGTCACCTTTGGAGTACAAATCCGTCCCTAAAATTTCAGGACGGCAAAACCTTAAATTTGGGCTCTCTATAATAATTGAAAACTGTAAAATCACTCAAAATAGTAAcgttatttttgaattaagatCATGTAATGGAGCTTataaaaaaagacaagaaaagaaaacttcaTAAGagtacaaaataaataaatatatatggcATGCTATGATTACACTAATAACAGATTTTCAAAAATCCATGCTAGTCATTTTAGAATTTTATTACTCCATAATCTTTTTAATGATGTTCAAAATTTAATATACTtaagaaatttttaaaataaaatttactgtACTAAGTTACtggaagagagaaaaattgaaacaatgTCTAAATATATTATCCAGACTTGGGAGCATTAAACAAAACGTAGCAGGCTGTTGGCAGGTTTTGAACCTTTGACCTCAAAAGTTTtgattatatataatatacctctaattaaaaagtaaaaaaaattgttaaaatattaaaaaaattaactaaaaagAATTATCTCAAAAACTTATCTCACCCAACTTTTTTATGTCTCCATCCAAAAGAAATTATCATTTCTTATTAAAtaaagggaaatttatagaatgGTCCTAATTTCACCtaagtctcattttcgtcctccaagtatcaattgcaactcttttgacctttaaGTCTGGTTTTTGTAATAAGTTGGTCTAATTGATAACGTCTACCAGCCAAACtggacaaaaaaaatcagattaagGGCAAACGTCATctattggaccaacttggtacgaactgcaacgtccaaaccaccatcaatcaaattttttctgTCCAATTTGGGCCGACAAAAGTTATCAATTGAATCAATTTAGTATGAAAACTagacttgaaggtcaaaagagttgtaattgatatttggagaacgaaaatgagactcggataaaactaggaggaccatttatataatGTTCTAGATCTTTTGGGAAGGTTTCTAAATGGAGGAACCTATAGAGTCTCGGACAATTCCAGATGATTCCGAAATATTCTAAactagtgtttgcccgtgcctacggcactacgcagctcggttgaaattgaaattaccctttgaatcttgatagtggctcaaaacattatttcaatttgtAGGTAGCTAAAATTTTTTAGGTAGTTCCAAATTGCTGAAAATTAACCCATTTTTCTTGAATGacgaagattttttttattgatataaaaaaaatgattaccCCGCAACAATCATCTGCAACTCAGtacaaatttgataaaataaaaaaggaacagtacaaagcaaaaaaggaaaagagttttCAGATCACAACCCGACACAGAATTTGCATAAACCCAACTAAGAGATAGTAGAGCAAAAACCAACTTGAAGTATTGATCCAAAATGAGCCCCTGTCTGCTTGAAGCATGAAAATGCCGAGCACCACCTAGAAATTAGTGCAGCAACGAAAATCAATATTGATCCAAGCTATCAAGGTATTGTCCATAAGTCATAGCAACCAAGCATTTTGGTACTGAATCATGTAAACACCATCAGGTGTCCTAGAAATAAGAAAAGTTCATAAGAGTCTGAGGTACACCGAAATGAGAAGCTAAATAAATATGACAATTCAAGTGTCGGCTTCCAAAAGAAATCATCTCAAGAAGGGAATCATTGAGCTACGGTCTCcaaacaaaagaccaaaaaattaaaagaaaaaaaacttaccGAACCACCACATAAGCAACCCACCGAACCACCACATAAGCAACCCACcgaaataaatagaatttgtcaATCTTTCTTGTCAACTCAGGCCAAGAATGTAATAGCGCTAAAACCATCAAGGAAGAAGGATTATTGGTAATCATTAAAGCAAAATTGGTCCCCATGCAACAATGTACAGTTCCACAGCATCAACCAAAAGTTATAATGTATAAGAAAGGTGTGAAGATTATTACTCGAAACAGCTGACCTGTCAACTTGTATATGCAAAAATAGGCTTCTTGACCACAATTTAagggaacaaaaggaaaaagactattGGATCAAGTGAATTCGAGCCTCTGGGTCCCTACACTTCCCGCAATTTCTTTCCAAAACTATTTTATGTTTTTCCTCGGGGCCTATTCTGCTTAATTGGCTTAAGAATACTTCTCTTGCACCAGAATTGCCAGTAAGtactaatcaaaaaaataatgctgataggtcttttttcctttgagtTCTTCTTTTCGTCTACAATTTGCTGcttatttcatttcattttgttttttttcaaaagggatGGGAAAAAATGCCTGAATGGGGAAAGAGAGCCTATAAGCTAAGGAGTTTTGAATGATGTTTGGAATTTGAAgagcccataatttttttttgcttttgtttccttGGCTTTTTTTAAGATGTCTGAATGGAGTTCATTCTATTTCTAccatgcattttaacaaacacctTGAAAGCAAACGTATGCCATGGGTGATTAATAAGAAACCGAAAACCCAGCAATAATTGCAAACTTCAAAACAGAAAAGGGTACTAAATGAATAAAACATTGAACTTacaaaggagggagagaggacgatggtgatggaggtggtgccttgagagagagagagagagagagagagaggaattctGGCGTGGGGGTTTCAAAAGACGAAGTACGGTGAATATGTTTTGGAATGTGGTGGCGAGGCATGTACGGCAGTTGTGTAATTAGCTTTAAAATGTGGGCTCTTTAATGGAATGGGCTCTTTAATGAGATGAGGAGAATGTCTctcagcccttggatcaaatcaatCCTAGtcattccaacaacttgtccccataCCCTCCTGTTTTATAACAGAGATGTTGTAGAATATTCCACTATATGCTAAAGTTGTGTAGATAGTTTTGAAATCGGTAAAGCTAAAGCCACTGACTGGTGAGAGACCGAAATTGCACTGACCgtcatgtggggcccactctaAGTCCCGCAtgaatgatccaagccgtttaaaaaaaaatttaaaaaaatttagtgggtccgtaagaaatcagctcaatccgatatataTAAGtattcgatccaatcttctcattttccaTTCAAATCACAGAATCCTGTGATCTAGTAAATGCAAAATGAGAAGATTGGGTTGAACACttacacatattggattgagctaattttttgcagacccactcgatttttttttcaaaaattttaacagCTCGAATCATATGTACGGGACATAAAGTGGGCCCTGCACGGCGGTCGATGCAATTTCGGTCTCCCACCAATCGGTGGCCCTAGAAGGGTCCTTTTGATATATTGTAGAGATATATGAAACgaaagaaatatatatttaaGGAGGATTATAGAAGAAGAATATGGACCATTGAACAAAAATGATCTTAGCCCAAACATTGAGGAGATGGAGgctataaaagaaaaaaatgagaagctTCTGGAAAAATTCACACTACACTCAAAACTTACGCACACATACATACACTTTTCAACCACCAAAATCAAATGGTCAAGGCAGGAGAACAACCAATTTGATCTGGTGATTGAAGAGTAGCTTTCCCCTTGCTTGAGTTCAATCCAAATTATGATCGCAACTCTATCATATCCGCTTCCGACAATTTTGGTGAGAATAGATAAATAGTTAAATAGTTTTGGTAGTATTTCATAATTGGTTATTATTTCAGCTTCTCTGTGAGATGTGTGGTCACATGAATGAGTACTCATTCGAATCTGCGCGCATGAGCTTTGTTTCCTACAAGAGGTAGATTGTTAATTTTGACGAACTGTATCCGGAGTGTTAGTAACTGTAGGACTATGGCCGACCTTCCTTCCCCGCCTTAGCCACTTTTTTATCCGCCTCCGCTGAAGAAGCCTTAACAACAGCAAAAAGAAGCATTTGTCGACTCCTTCGCCACCTACACCTCAACTGTCACACTCCACTCAGGCCAACATTCAAATGAGCCCAAACCGACACGAGGGTACAACATCAACCAACCCATTCCTATAACTCAAGTTCTATCAACTAAGTTAATCAACAGCCgttttattgataacgcaaaacatatcgttcttacaaacacagcggAAGTCTTAAGAAAATGTTAAACTATACAGATATTAACATAGGCTGCAACTACACCCCTATCTACAAAATTTCGCCTAAACTCGTCCAGCCTTTCCGAcatgctaccctaagcgagAGTACAACCACCCAACGATtagcagtggatatctacaacACCCATgaagtgtttatgagacatggatgcaattccatattaaaggtacagttaaaagataatctcaacttgtAACAGTTTATTGAGAAACcaaaagcaattaaaagcaacaccgggcacacagccaataatttaaggcataaagccttttgaCATAAAgtcaatcaccgggcacacagccaataacttaaggcataaaagcacacagccaataacttaaggcataaaagtcttttggcataaagccaatcaccgggcacacagccaataacttaaggcataaaagcATTTTGGCATAatgccaatcaccgggcactaagccaacattcaagttcaattcaatatagaacaacatctatgaatcaaacactcacctcgtactccaaaagaaagtacaattaTGGTTTCGGTGCTTCTTGATTCACCGACTCatcacctatccacaagccaaacaatTTAGTGTATAATACTTAAAAGGCTTAGCAAATGTATTAGCAAATATCCTGcctcagatcaacaatataacatCTAATTTAGTCAAATACGGTGTCCAACTCTTATTTTATGCAAATTATAAACACAACAATTCCAGCTACCAATTCTGTGTTGGAAATACCAAAATTCAGAATACCAAAATTTAGCCAGACAGTCTATCGTATTTTGGCCATACTTCTCTATAAGCTCAAAAGAATACTACAAGACTACCACCTCTAGCAAGAAGATTTCTaatacatcaatctagatataaaatttgtccaaAACGGAGTCCGAATGACCAAGATACGCTCAAATGAAGTTTCACGTAGAAAACagaaatcacagttccagcagaATAGTCTGCGATTGAAtactcattaaaaatcacatactcaatcttttcgaataattccaacaccaaaacatcaccaattgatcaatgtttaagactcatgagaactCATGTCCACCCAGCATGCTTAAACTTGAGGAATTTCATGAAGAACACAAgccaaaagctgtccagaatttcagaagtaccaaaacctgaactttaattcaaaaactgttatAATCTAGAATGAACCACGACACAACCCATACATATTCAAAaagatatacgagtctagtttcagaatcaagaaacggtacgtaaaaccgatacccgagctagaagttatgcccgtttttccaacacgtgtctgtgctgcCAGCACAAACGCGAACCAGACACCAGTTCGAttcatgatttttatctttttccacatttctcagaaaattctgaaatttttacagcataaactaCACACACAGAGGCATCTAcagtaaaattatcaaaagatAACATGGTCGGCATGTTGATGagaaaaattcgtcaaaaaTAGAGCAGATTCAACTTGCCCAAAATCACAGTTAGCACAATCATATGATATACGAATTTTTCCAGAATAAAAcccaattccaacctcaaaaaccctctcCCATGGATTCAATTCAGTGTATATTAGATGCAGAATATGAAACTTAGCATGGAAAACATGAATTTCAATACTTAAGATGAAAGTTACCTAATTAACTTCAATTCAAGATTAgccctaatttttcttttttttctcttctccttcttcttcctccgttgatctctctctctctctaacgtagaAATCCTCCCCTGATgggtttgttcttttttttttttgttttaattgaaacacacacacacacatctcagcacacacacggcacacatgcacaattctaaaacaaaaaattgcactttgcCCCGTAAATTATTAAATGAAACCTTAAAGCACCTCAAATATAAAAGATGTTACATCAACCGCAGCCGAAGAAGAAGTTTACGTGGCAGCCGCCGTGGCAGACTCTTTCACATATACCTCAGCAGAAGTAGCCGATGTCGAATCCTCCGCCTACACGTCAACAGCAGCAGAAGaagcaacaataaaaaaaattgtttataaaaaaaaattggttcgcACGCTCACTTACACATTTCCACCAGCGTGTATCTGTGCATGTACTGCTCTATATTTGTTTGTAATTGAATATGTTTTGGAACTCAGGCTAGATTAGGTGTAGAAGTTCCACCTACTGTAGTGAGAATTTGCTATATTAGCGTATGAGTCATTAATTTGATGATCAGAAACATTTAGCTTATAAAGGACGTCGAAAATATCAGTTCATATTTATCTGTTATCGACAAATACATGATGTAAAGAATGGAATAAAAAAGATGACTTCTGAATAAATATAACTAACATTGAACCCGTGCTATGCTATGCACGAAGTAAATCAAAATTACTTTGGAATATTTCCTAAAGaacaaatttttacttttttgtattCTACTTGGATTTAAAATATAGAAAATGACACAAAAGGATTTGATAGGATTGTTGAAGAAAGGCATCAATTTCCAATAATcgctaaaaaataatgaccac
This DNA window, taken from Rhododendron vialii isolate Sample 1 chromosome 8a, ASM3025357v1, encodes the following:
- the LOC131335532 gene encoding probable E3 ubiquitin-protein ligase ARI2, encoding MFPMENITGVSILWLSGGKRFRIILNHPDEDQEAEPENEEVFKEEVEEDTDILSVLLKDPRFLHSIFSAAPNIQDLRRKKIKSFPNPQPQDLKKKGLDCSVTYTHGPPHGNYKKGQCSYVICVICSDHVPHGVEIKSTQCGHAYCRECFPVYLIEKIQEDASKVKCPVSKCETLFTPKSVRGFIPEQVFDRWIRWLTESSVLAQPIHIRCPFEWCGKRFVDDERGFLIRACPNCWRLFCMKCRVGWHMGKSCAQYKFEEELERQLLWGERRRGGWSDFGGSRIFIIN